One genomic region from Populus nigra chromosome 8, ddPopNigr1.1, whole genome shotgun sequence encodes:
- the LOC133701723 gene encoding uncharacterized protein LOC133701723 codes for MAIQTSLRLISYSQELVDGQPLHVSSNGIPIKALKFEPAGHAFHTAALKLLGWEEEGTKTEDQKVSNDKQQSYMPSSESYSTKGKKKSGSGDTQQDHYALLGLGHLRYLATEEQIRKSYREVALKYHPDKQAAILLAEESEAAKQAKKDEIESHFKAIQEAYEALIDPVKRRIYDSTDEFDDEIPTDCAPQDFFKVFGPAFMRNGRWSVNQTVPSLGDEKTSLKEVDSFYNFWYSFKSWREFPHADEFDLEEAESRDHKRWMERQNAKLSEKARKEDYARIRTLVDSAYKRDPRILRRKEEEKAEKQRKKEAKFLAKRLQEEEAARAAEEEKRQKEEEEKRVAEAALQQKKLKEKEKKLLRKERSRLRTLSGSVLSQCLLNLSEADVENLCMSLDIEQLRSLCERIEGKEVLEQAKVLRDACGCDHDSGSSKQEEKKISQQNGSLNSNGSSPSSSSGKKEKPWGREEIELLRKGTQKYPKGTSRRWEVISDYIGTGRSVEEILKATKTVLLQKPDSAKAFNSFLEKRKPAQSIESPLSTREETEGASTVQALESSAAKVAQEESSSDTDKQKTDDVVTANGVSSSADQDVWSAVQERALVQALKTFPKETSQRWERVAAAVPGKTINQCKKKFALLKESFRNKKNTA; via the coding sequence ATGGCCATCCAAACTAGTCTTCGTCTTATTTCTTACTCACAAGAGCTTGTAGATGGACAGCCATTGCATGTTTCTTCAAACGGCATTCCAATCAAAGCTTTGAAATTTGAACCAGCTGGGCATGCTTTTCACACTGCTGCTTTAAAACTCCTTGGCTGGGAGGAGGAAGGCACAAAGACTGAAGATCAGAAAGTGTCCAATGACAAACAGCAATCATACATGCCATCATCTGAATCCTACAGCACCAAAGGTAAAAAGAAATCTGGATCTGGAGATACGCAACAGGATCACTATGCCTTGTTGGGTTTAGGCCATTTGAGATATCTTGCCACAGAAGAACAAATACGGAAAAGCTATCGTGAGGTTGCTTTGAAGTATCATCCAGACAAGCAGGCTGCTATTCTTCTTGCCGAGGAAAGTGAGGCtgcaaaacaagcaaaaaaggatgaaatagaGAGCCACTTTAAAGCAATCCAAGAAGCATATGAAGCTTTGATTGATCCtgtgaagagaagaatataTGACTCTACAGatgagtttgatgatgaaattCCCACTGACTGTGCCCCTCAAGACTTCTTCAAGGTGTTTGGTCCTGCTTTTATGAGGAATGGACGGTGGTCAGTTAACCAAACAGTCCCATCTTTAGGTGATGAGAAAACTTCTTTAAAAGAAGTAGAtagcttttataatttttggtaCAGCTTTAAAAGCTGGAGAGAGTTCCCTCATGCGGATGAATTTGATCTTGAAGAAGCCGAGTCTCGTGACCACAAGAGATGGATGGAGAGGCAGAATGCAAAGCTTTCAGAAAAGGCAAGAAAGGAAGACTATGCACGGATACGTACTCTTGTTGACAGTGCCTATAAGAGAGACCCAAGAATATTGAGgagaaaggaggaggagaaagctgagaagcaaagaaagaaggaagCTAAATTTTTGGCAAAAAGGttgcaagaagaagaagctgcaAGGGCTGCTGAAGAGGAGAAACGccagaaagaagaggaggaaaaacGTGTTGCTGAAGCTGCTTTACAGCAGAAGAAATtaaaggagaaagagaagaagctTTTGCGTAAAGAGCGGAGTCGCCTTCGAACTCTTTCAGGATCTGTTCTGTCACAGTGTTTGCTCAATCTTAGCGAGGCTGATGTGGAGAATCTTTGTATGTCACTGGATATTGAGCAGCTTAGGAGTTTATGTGAAAGGATTGAAGGCAAAGAAGTGCTAGAGCAAGCAAAAGTACTGAGAGATGCATGTGGATGTGATCATGATTCTGGGAGCAgtaaacaagaagagaagaagatttCGCAGCAGAATGGCTCTTTGAACTCCAATGGAAGTTCCCCATCAAGCAGCTCCGGAAAGAAGGAGAAACCATGGGGTCGAGAAGAAATTGAGCTTCTGAGAAAAGGAACGCAGAAATATCCTAAAGGAACATCGCGGAGGTGGGAGGTTATTTCAGACTACATTGGTACAGGAAGATCTGttgaagaaattttaaaagcaacaaaaacagTCCTCCTTCAGAAACCTGACTCcgctaaagcttttaattcttttcttgaGAAGAGGAAACCTGCACAATCCATTGAATCTCCCCTTTCAACTAGAGAGGAAACAGAAGGGGCATCAACTGTTCAAGCACTTGAAAGTAGTGCTGCAAAGGTGGCTCAAGAAGAGTCTTCAAGTGACACGGACAAGCAGAAAACTGATGATGTGGTCACTGCAAATGGGGTGTCTTCAAGTGCTGACCAAGATGTGTGGTCTGCCGTGCAAGAAAGAGCTCTGGTTCAGGCTCTAAAAACGTTCCCAAAAGAAACCAGTCAACGTTGGGAGcgggttgctgctgctgttccTGGGAAAACTATAAACCAGTGCAAGAAAAAATTTGCTTTGCTGAAGGAGAGCTttagaaacaagaaaaacacagCATAG
- the LOC133701025 gene encoding transcription factor MYB33-like isoform X2: MSRMTSESEDGMISKDQTESPLGEEGSYGGSTNGVVLKKGPWTSAEDAILIEYVKKHGEGNWNSVQKHSGLFRCGKSCRLRWANHLRPNLKKGAFTHEEEQLIIELHAKMGNKWARMAAHLPGRTDNEIKNYWNTRIKRRQRAGLPLYPPEVSLQTLHGSQQCLDINGMDSGNKGQHDILQTHNYGIPDVMFDNLKTNRSILPYVPELPDISASSILMKGLCSSQYESFMSPTMHRQKRLREATTLLSSFSGGMKNDFHLFDQFQDGDKAAQYFGLSFPFDPDSATKNPEIFGENQGSHTLANGDFSASKPTSEAVKLELPSLQYAETDLGGWGASCSPSPLIESVDTFIQSPPTGTVESNFPSPRNSGLLDALLYEARTLSSAKNQSSDKSSNSSTITPGDNADCSALNISETEWEDYGDPISPLGHPAASLFSECTPISASGSSLDESPPTETLTECNMKLEPVDHTWTADREKESYTQLDITRPDALLDSDWLEHDSGYGKDQVIMTEAIATLLGDDLSSEYKQMAAGTSTDHGWGLGSCSWNNMPAVCQMSELP, from the exons ATGAGTCGCATGACAAGTGAGAGTGAGGATGGCATGATCTCCAAGGATCAGACTGAGTCGCCATTGGGCGAGGAAGGCAGCTATGGTGGAAGTACAAATGGAGTTGTTCTTAAGAAAGGGCCATGGACTTCTGCTGAAGATGCAATTTTGATAGAATATGTGAAGAAGCACGGGGAGGGGAATTGGAATTCTGTTCAGAAGCACTCAGGGCTTTTCCGTTGCGGTAAAAGCTGCAGATTACGATGGGCCAATCATCTAAGGCCTAATTTAAAGAAAGGAGCATTTACTCATGAAGAAGAGCAACTAATCATTGAACTTCATGCCAAGATGGGAAACAAATGGGCACGGATGGCTGCACAT TTGCCTGGTCGTACAGACAATGAGATAAAGAATTACTGGAATACCAGAATTAAGAGGCGTCAACGGGCTGGCTTACCCCTTTATCCACCTGAAGTCTCTTTGCAAACTTTGCATGGGAGTCAACAATGCCTGGACATTAACGGAATGGACAGTGGGAATAAAGGTCAGCATGATATCTTGCAGACCCACAATTATGGGATACCTGATGTCATGTTTGACAATTTAAAGACCAACCGAAGCATCTTACCTTATGTCCCTGAACTTCCTGATATTAGTGCAAGTAGCATTCTGATGAAAGGTCTGTGCTCTTCTCAATATGAAAGCTTCATGTCACCAACAATGCACCGTCAGAAGCGTCTTCGAGAGGCAACAACCTTATTATCCAGTTTCAGTGGTGGCATGAAAAATGATTTCCACTTGTTTGACCAGTTTCAGGATGGTGATAAAGCTGCTCAATACTTTGGGTTATCTTTTCCATTTGATCCTGATTCTGCCACCAAGAACCCAGAGATTTTTGGTGAAAATCAGGGTAGCCATACCCTTGCAAATGGCGATTTCTCTGCTTCTAAGCCCACTTCAGAGGCTGTGAAGTTAGAGCTCCCTTCACTCCAATATGCAGAAACTGATTTAGGTGGCTGGGGGGCATCTTGTTCCCCATCACCTTTAATCGAGTCTGTTGATACTTTTATTCAATCTCCTCCTACTGGGACAGTCGAGTCAAATTTTCCATCACCACGTAATAGTGGGCTATTGGATGCTTTACTTTACGAGGCCAGAACTCTAAGCAGTGCAAAGAATCAATCATCTGATAAGAGTTCAAATTCATCTACCATTACTCCTGGTGACAATGCAGACTGTTCTGCCCTTAATATTAGCGAGACAGAATGGGAAGACTATGGTGATCCCATTTCTCCTTTGGGTCATCCTGCAGCTTCCCTTTTCAGCGAGTGCACTCCCATCAGTGCCAGTGGAAGCTCTTTGGATGAATCACCACCTACTGAGACCCTTACTG AATGCAATATGAAATTAGAACCTGTTGATCACACTTGGACAGCGGATAGAGAAAAGGAATCCTATACCCAGTTGGATATTACTCGCCCTGATGCCTTACTTGACTCAGATTGGCTTGAGCATGATTCTGGTTATGGAAAGGACCAAGTCATCATGACTGAAGCCATAGCAACCCTTCTCGGTGATGATTTGAGTAGTGAGTACAAGCAGATGGCTGCTGGAACATCTACAGATCATGGATGGGGACTAGGTTCTTGTTCATGGAACAACATGCCTGCTGTCTGTCAAATGTCTGAACTCCCTTGA
- the LOC133700648 gene encoding uncharacterized protein LOC133700648 isoform X2, with translation MSLSPKPLLHRLCFNELPCIYTFRVPTRFHLQKSKSPSSNLSHFQRLCSVTGDNNVSGSSGSHNKNHDHGGSRERSEMSRSSASNDLLKKLKRYGISGILSYGLLNTAYYLTTFLLVWFYIAPAPGKMGYFAAAERFLKVMAMVWAGSQVTKLVRAGGALALAPFVDSGLSWFTVKFKFESQEKAFIAIVGFCFGLAVILFLVMTLLWA, from the exons ATGTCTCTCTCACCAAAACCCCTCTTGCATCGCTtg TGTTTCAACGAGCTTCCTTGCATTTACACTTTTAGGGTTCCCACTCGgttccacctacagaaatcaaagAGCCCCTCATCAAACCTGTCCCACTTTCAACGTCTCTGCTCAGTTACCGGCGACAACAAT GTTTCTGGTTCATCGGGTTCtcacaacaaaaatcatgacCATGGAg GCTCAAGGGAAAGGAGTGAAATGAGTCGATCGTCAGCTTCGAATGA TTTGTTGAAGAAACTAAAGAGATATGGGATTTCTGGAATATTATCCTATGGGCTTTTGAATACTGCCTACTACCTTACAACCTTTCTCTTGGTGTG GTTCTATATTGCTCCTGCACCTGGAAAAATGGGTTATTTCGCTGCTGCTGAAAG ATTTCTCAAAGTGATGGCAATGGTGTGGGCTGGGAGCCAAGTTACCAAGCTTGTGAGAGCAGGAGG GGCCCTTGCTCTTGCACCTTTTGTAGACAGTGGATTGTCATGGTTCACtgtcaaattcaaatttgaGTCTCAGGAGAAG GCTTTCATAGCAATTGTTGGATTCTGTTTTGGGCTGGCCGTCATTTTATTTCTAGTCATGACATTGCTCTGGGCATAA
- the LOC133701025 gene encoding transcription factor MYB33-like isoform X1 has protein sequence MSRMTSESEDGMISKDQTESPLGEEGSYGGSTNGVVLKKGPWTSAEDAILIEYVKKHGEGNWNSVQKHSGLFRCGKSCRLRWANHLRPNLKKGAFTHEEEQLIIELHAKMGNKWARMAAHLPGRTDNEIKNYWNTRIKRRQRAGLPLYPPEVSLQTLHGSQQCLDINGMDSGNKGQHDILQTHNYGIPDVMFDNLKTNRSILPYVPELPDISASSILMKGLCSSQYESFMSPTMHRQKRLREATTLLSSFSGGMKNDFHLFDQFQDGDKAAQYFGLSFPFDPDSATKNPEIFGENQGSHTLANGDFSASKPTSEAVKLELPSLQYAETDLGGWGASCSPSPLIESVDTFIQSPPTGTVESNFPSPRNSGLLDALLYEARTLSSAKNQSSDKSSNSSTITPGDNADCSALNISETEWEDYGDPISPLGHPAASLFSECTPISASGSSLDESPPTETLTGSKHKFGCSSECNMKLEPVDHTWTADREKESYTQLDITRPDALLDSDWLEHDSGYGKDQVIMTEAIATLLGDDLSSEYKQMAAGTSTDHGWGLGSCSWNNMPAVCQMSELP, from the exons ATGAGTCGCATGACAAGTGAGAGTGAGGATGGCATGATCTCCAAGGATCAGACTGAGTCGCCATTGGGCGAGGAAGGCAGCTATGGTGGAAGTACAAATGGAGTTGTTCTTAAGAAAGGGCCATGGACTTCTGCTGAAGATGCAATTTTGATAGAATATGTGAAGAAGCACGGGGAGGGGAATTGGAATTCTGTTCAGAAGCACTCAGGGCTTTTCCGTTGCGGTAAAAGCTGCAGATTACGATGGGCCAATCATCTAAGGCCTAATTTAAAGAAAGGAGCATTTACTCATGAAGAAGAGCAACTAATCATTGAACTTCATGCCAAGATGGGAAACAAATGGGCACGGATGGCTGCACAT TTGCCTGGTCGTACAGACAATGAGATAAAGAATTACTGGAATACCAGAATTAAGAGGCGTCAACGGGCTGGCTTACCCCTTTATCCACCTGAAGTCTCTTTGCAAACTTTGCATGGGAGTCAACAATGCCTGGACATTAACGGAATGGACAGTGGGAATAAAGGTCAGCATGATATCTTGCAGACCCACAATTATGGGATACCTGATGTCATGTTTGACAATTTAAAGACCAACCGAAGCATCTTACCTTATGTCCCTGAACTTCCTGATATTAGTGCAAGTAGCATTCTGATGAAAGGTCTGTGCTCTTCTCAATATGAAAGCTTCATGTCACCAACAATGCACCGTCAGAAGCGTCTTCGAGAGGCAACAACCTTATTATCCAGTTTCAGTGGTGGCATGAAAAATGATTTCCACTTGTTTGACCAGTTTCAGGATGGTGATAAAGCTGCTCAATACTTTGGGTTATCTTTTCCATTTGATCCTGATTCTGCCACCAAGAACCCAGAGATTTTTGGTGAAAATCAGGGTAGCCATACCCTTGCAAATGGCGATTTCTCTGCTTCTAAGCCCACTTCAGAGGCTGTGAAGTTAGAGCTCCCTTCACTCCAATATGCAGAAACTGATTTAGGTGGCTGGGGGGCATCTTGTTCCCCATCACCTTTAATCGAGTCTGTTGATACTTTTATTCAATCTCCTCCTACTGGGACAGTCGAGTCAAATTTTCCATCACCACGTAATAGTGGGCTATTGGATGCTTTACTTTACGAGGCCAGAACTCTAAGCAGTGCAAAGAATCAATCATCTGATAAGAGTTCAAATTCATCTACCATTACTCCTGGTGACAATGCAGACTGTTCTGCCCTTAATATTAGCGAGACAGAATGGGAAGACTATGGTGATCCCATTTCTCCTTTGGGTCATCCTGCAGCTTCCCTTTTCAGCGAGTGCACTCCCATCAGTGCCAGTGGAAGCTCTTTGGATGAATCACCACCTACTGAGACCCTTACTG GATCTAAACATAAATTTGGATGTTCTTCAGAATGCAATATGAAATTAGAACCTGTTGATCACACTTGGACAGCGGATAGAGAAAAGGAATCCTATACCCAGTTGGATATTACTCGCCCTGATGCCTTACTTGACTCAGATTGGCTTGAGCATGATTCTGGTTATGGAAAGGACCAAGTCATCATGACTGAAGCCATAGCAACCCTTCTCGGTGATGATTTGAGTAGTGAGTACAAGCAGATGGCTGCTGGAACATCTACAGATCATGGATGGGGACTAGGTTCTTGTTCATGGAACAACATGCCTGCTGTCTGTCAAATGTCTGAACTCCCTTGA
- the LOC133700648 gene encoding uncharacterized protein LOC133700648 isoform X3 → MSLSPKPLLHRLCFNELPCIYTFRVPTRFHLQKSKSPSSNLSHFQRLCSVTGDNNVSGSSGSHNKNHDHGAKLSGILPCFPGSRERSEMSRSSASNEFYIAPAPGKMGYFAAAERFLKVMAMVWAGSQVTKLVRAGGALALAPFVDSGLSWFTVKFKFESQEKAFIAIVGFCFGLAVILFLVMTLLWA, encoded by the exons ATGTCTCTCTCACCAAAACCCCTCTTGCATCGCTtg TGTTTCAACGAGCTTCCTTGCATTTACACTTTTAGGGTTCCCACTCGgttccacctacagaaatcaaagAGCCCCTCATCAAACCTGTCCCACTTTCAACGTCTCTGCTCAGTTACCGGCGACAACAAT GTTTCTGGTTCATCGGGTTCtcacaacaaaaatcatgacCATGGAg CTAAATTATCCGGCATCTTGCCTTGTTTTCCAGGCTCAAGGGAAAGGAGTGAAATGAGTCGATCGTCAGCTTCGAATGA GTTCTATATTGCTCCTGCACCTGGAAAAATGGGTTATTTCGCTGCTGCTGAAAG ATTTCTCAAAGTGATGGCAATGGTGTGGGCTGGGAGCCAAGTTACCAAGCTTGTGAGAGCAGGAGG GGCCCTTGCTCTTGCACCTTTTGTAGACAGTGGATTGTCATGGTTCACtgtcaaattcaaatttgaGTCTCAGGAGAAG GCTTTCATAGCAATTGTTGGATTCTGTTTTGGGCTGGCCGTCATTTTATTTCTAGTCATGACATTGCTCTGGGCATAA
- the LOC133702002 gene encoding probable serine/threonine-protein kinase PBL5, with protein sequence MSEGVQRVVVIQDVSRDMSPIAIRLVLNGFSLKPGDAIILLGVLHQVNNPSTLSFTEGETVGYRFKVDSKSMFGANPKFIEEEVSRKTEEYVNNVEILEIAKQCEMEQIEFRVEVRAGSTPKELALKAAKIFRATWVILDRQMKKDKRYFMDKLPCGISRMKRNNTIEQLRGSKTRENIKLNEKEEERVPYDEMIPGSPKRRRSARKPPAPPSTGAVREQQFNHGEEITHENHRRSDSFSKSASTSQFMMTTASSSTSTTGYHEHDTSSSTSKTAKHAYLNFQWKENTANTQQETAGKHSLAANTKFEQKEREAESLNEQQRRQKNIDNWMGESPTDEVFKNSICLVCKNRRPKIGWKRDFSYKEIHAATEGFSQTKFLSEGGFGSVYRGDLDGLAFAVKQHNSASFQGEKEFKSEVEVLSKARHENLVMLLGSCSEGNDRLLVYEYVCNGSLDQHLSKHARKPLTWEKRMKIALGAARGLKYLHENNIIHRDMRPNNILITHDHEALLGDFGLARTQHEDSEPSLETRVVGTLGYLAPEYAECGKVSTKTDVYAFGVVLLQLITGLKTTDKILGGKSLVGWARPLLKERNYPDLIDQRILESHDVHQLFWMVRVAEKCLSKDPQKRLTMDKVVYALNYIIESNSTCSLGELTPAKSDSPSSVQDSYESYDDTTSFTIETFSPGFPTDTTSTSSTSPRLPPPPPINFVHHLHY encoded by the exons ATGTCTGAAGGTGTTCAGAGAGTAGTGGTGATCCAAGATGTATCGCGGGATATGAGTCCGATAGCAATCAGATTGGTCCTTAATGGATTTTCCCTTAAGCCTGGAGATGCAATCATACTCTTAGGAGTTCTTCACCAGGTTAATAATCCTAGTACGTTATCTTTCACTGAAGGTGAAACCG TGGGATACAGGTTCAAGGTGGACTCAAAATCAATGTTTGGGGCTAACCCCAAATTCATTGAAGAAGAAGTTTCCAGGAAGACGGAAGAGTATGTTAACAATGTGGAAATACTGGAAATAGCTAAGCAGTGTGAAATGGAACAG ATTGAGTTCCGTGTAGAAGTTCGTGCTGGATCTACGCCAAAGGAGCTTGCTCTAAAAGCTGCTAAAATTTTCAGGGCCACATGGGTGATACTTGACAG GCAAATGAAGAAAGACAAGAGATACTTTATGGACAAGCTTCCATGTGGGATATCAAGGATGAAGCGTAACAACACCATCGAACAACTCAGAGGTTCGAAAACAagagagaacataaaattaaatgaaaaggaggaagaaaggGTACCGTATGATGAAATGATACCAGGGAGCCCAAAGCGCAGAAGGTCTGCCCGCA AACCCCCAGCTCCTCCCAGCACTGGTGCAGTCAGAGAACAACAATTCAATCACGGTGAAGAAATAACTCATGAAAATCACAGGAGATCAGATTCATTCTCTAAATCCGCATCAACTAGTCAGTTCATGATGACTACAGCTTCATCTTCAACTTCAACTACAGGTTATCATGAACATGACACTTCAAGTTCTACTTCTAAAACCGCAAAGCATGCCTACTTGAATTTTCAATGGAAAGAAAACACTGCCAACACACAACAAGAAACAGCAGGAAAACATTCCCTGGCTGCAAATACTAAGTTTGAGCAGAAGGAAAGGGAGGCAGAGAGCCTAAATGAACAACAAAGACGACAAAAGAACATTGATAATTGGATGGGAGAGAGTCCTACAGATGAGGTATTCAAAAATTCCATTTGCTTAGTTTGCAAGAATAGACGGCCAAAGATAGGATGGAAGAGAGACTTCAGTTATAAAGAGATCCATGCTGCAACAGAAGGATTTTCCCAAACGAAATTCCTATCAGAAGGTGGTTTTGGCTCTGTCTACAGAGGCGATCTGGATGGACTGGCTTTTGCTGTGAAGCAGCACAACAGCGCAAGTTTCCAAGGAGAAAAGGAATTCAAGTCTGAAGTTGAAGTGCTCAGCAAAGCCAGACATGAGAATTTGGTCATGCTGTTGGGATCTTGTTCTGAAGGAAACGACAGGCTGCTTGTTTATGAATATGTGTGCAATGGTTCACTGGACCAACATTTATCAA AACATGCGCGCAAGCCCCTCACCTGGGAAAAGAGGATGAAGATAGCTTTGGGAGCTGCCAGAGGGCTAAAATATCTGCATGAAAACAATATTATCCACAGAGATATGAGGCCAAACAACATTCTCATAACCCATGATCATGAAGCACTG CTTGGAGATTTCGGTCTTGCAAGAACTCAACACGAAGATTCAGAGCCGTCCTTGGAGACAAGAGTTGTTGGAACTCTTGGATACTTGGCACCAGAATATGCAGAATGTGGGAAGGTGTCAACCAAGACAGATGTTTATGCTTTTGGTGTGGTGCTATTGCAGCTGATCACAGGACTAAAGACTACAGACAAAATACTAGGAGGGAAAAGTCTTGTAGGATGG GCAAGGCCGCtgctgaaagaaagaaactaccCAGATTTAATTGATCAGAGGATCTTAGAGTCCCACGATGTCCATCAACTCTTTTGGATGGTTCGAGTGGCAGAAAAATGTCTCAGCAAGGATCCTCAGAAGCGATTAACTATGGATAAG GTGGTTTATGCCCTGAACTACATAATAGAAAGCAACTCAACGTGCAGTCTTGGAGAACTAACCCCAGCAAAATCAGATTCACCAAGCAGTGTACAGGACTCCTATGAATCTTATGATGATACTACTAGCTTTACCATAGAAACCTTCTCTCCGGGCTTTCCTACAGATACTACGTCCACCAGTAGCACGAGTCCAAGACTTCCACCACCACCCCCAATAAACTTTGTCCACCACCTTCATTATTAG
- the LOC133700648 gene encoding uncharacterized protein LOC133700648 isoform X4, with amino-acid sequence MSLSPKPLLHRLCFNELPCIYTFRVPTRFHLQKSKSPSSNLSHFQRLCSVTGDNNVSGSSGSHNKNHDHGGSRERSEMSRSSASNEFYIAPAPGKMGYFAAAERFLKVMAMVWAGSQVTKLVRAGGALALAPFVDSGLSWFTVKFKFESQEKAFIAIVGFCFGLAVILFLVMTLLWA; translated from the exons ATGTCTCTCTCACCAAAACCCCTCTTGCATCGCTtg TGTTTCAACGAGCTTCCTTGCATTTACACTTTTAGGGTTCCCACTCGgttccacctacagaaatcaaagAGCCCCTCATCAAACCTGTCCCACTTTCAACGTCTCTGCTCAGTTACCGGCGACAACAAT GTTTCTGGTTCATCGGGTTCtcacaacaaaaatcatgacCATGGAg GCTCAAGGGAAAGGAGTGAAATGAGTCGATCGTCAGCTTCGAATGA GTTCTATATTGCTCCTGCACCTGGAAAAATGGGTTATTTCGCTGCTGCTGAAAG ATTTCTCAAAGTGATGGCAATGGTGTGGGCTGGGAGCCAAGTTACCAAGCTTGTGAGAGCAGGAGG GGCCCTTGCTCTTGCACCTTTTGTAGACAGTGGATTGTCATGGTTCACtgtcaaattcaaatttgaGTCTCAGGAGAAG GCTTTCATAGCAATTGTTGGATTCTGTTTTGGGCTGGCCGTCATTTTATTTCTAGTCATGACATTGCTCTGGGCATAA
- the LOC133700648 gene encoding uncharacterized protein LOC133700648 isoform X1 — protein sequence MSLSPKPLLHRLCFNELPCIYTFRVPTRFHLQKSKSPSSNLSHFQRLCSVTGDNNVSGSSGSHNKNHDHGAKLSGILPCFPGSRERSEMSRSSASNDLLKKLKRYGISGILSYGLLNTAYYLTTFLLVWFYIAPAPGKMGYFAAAERFLKVMAMVWAGSQVTKLVRAGGALALAPFVDSGLSWFTVKFKFESQEKAFIAIVGFCFGLAVILFLVMTLLWA from the exons ATGTCTCTCTCACCAAAACCCCTCTTGCATCGCTtg TGTTTCAACGAGCTTCCTTGCATTTACACTTTTAGGGTTCCCACTCGgttccacctacagaaatcaaagAGCCCCTCATCAAACCTGTCCCACTTTCAACGTCTCTGCTCAGTTACCGGCGACAACAAT GTTTCTGGTTCATCGGGTTCtcacaacaaaaatcatgacCATGGAg CTAAATTATCCGGCATCTTGCCTTGTTTTCCAGGCTCAAGGGAAAGGAGTGAAATGAGTCGATCGTCAGCTTCGAATGA TTTGTTGAAGAAACTAAAGAGATATGGGATTTCTGGAATATTATCCTATGGGCTTTTGAATACTGCCTACTACCTTACAACCTTTCTCTTGGTGTG GTTCTATATTGCTCCTGCACCTGGAAAAATGGGTTATTTCGCTGCTGCTGAAAG ATTTCTCAAAGTGATGGCAATGGTGTGGGCTGGGAGCCAAGTTACCAAGCTTGTGAGAGCAGGAGG GGCCCTTGCTCTTGCACCTTTTGTAGACAGTGGATTGTCATGGTTCACtgtcaaattcaaatttgaGTCTCAGGAGAAG GCTTTCATAGCAATTGTTGGATTCTGTTTTGGGCTGGCCGTCATTTTATTTCTAGTCATGACATTGCTCTGGGCATAA